A stretch of Bradyrhizobium sp. CCBAU 53338 DNA encodes these proteins:
- a CDS encoding cyclopropane-fatty-acyl-phospholipid synthase family protein — MDRLLRKFLSQFIRRGSLTVTSADGLKFSVGDGSGQPVEVRFVTADAQRKVLVNPELGLGEAFMNGEFVVERGSIADALAILLDQSDLLPHWAKPWWHLRYLVRHLRQFNPRTRSRSNVAHHYDLDARLYSLFLDADKQYSCAYFETPDATLDDAQMAKKRHVTAKLRVDRGQSVLDIGSGWGGLGLYLAEFAGADVTGVTLSTEQLQVANARAVEKGLTRQARFLLQDYRDIDGPFDRIVSVGMFEHVGARFYDTYFKRCAELLSDDGVMLLHSIGRSQGPDSTNPWIAKYIFPGGYIPSLSEVLPSIEDAGLLVCDIEILRLHYAETLKAWRERFMARREEAVQLYDERFALMWEFYLAACEMTFRKQGMMNFQIQLTKRQGVVPMTRDYIAHEEARLRGLESGAKPKLKLAGE; from the coding sequence ATGGACCGCTTGTTGCGTAAGTTCTTGTCCCAATTCATCCGCCGCGGGTCGTTGACGGTGACCTCGGCCGACGGATTGAAATTCAGCGTCGGTGACGGCTCCGGTCAGCCGGTCGAGGTCCGCTTCGTCACGGCCGACGCACAAAGGAAAGTTCTCGTCAATCCCGAGCTCGGGCTTGGCGAGGCGTTTATGAACGGCGAGTTCGTTGTCGAGCGCGGCAGCATCGCTGATGCCCTCGCAATCCTGCTCGATCAATCAGACCTGTTGCCGCACTGGGCAAAACCCTGGTGGCACCTGCGCTATCTCGTCCGCCACCTGAGGCAGTTCAACCCGCGGACGCGCTCGCGCAGCAATGTCGCACATCATTACGATCTCGATGCGCGGCTCTATTCGCTGTTTCTCGACGCGGACAAGCAATATAGCTGCGCCTATTTCGAGACGCCGGACGCCACGCTCGACGACGCGCAGATGGCCAAGAAACGGCACGTCACCGCAAAACTGCGGGTCGACCGCGGCCAGAGCGTGCTCGACATCGGCTCGGGCTGGGGCGGGCTCGGCCTCTATCTCGCCGAGTTCGCAGGCGCCGACGTCACCGGCGTGACGCTATCGACGGAGCAGTTGCAGGTCGCCAACGCGCGTGCCGTTGAAAAGGGACTGACGCGACAGGCGCGCTTCCTGCTCCAGGATTACCGCGACATCGATGGCCCGTTCGACCGCATCGTCTCGGTGGGCATGTTCGAGCATGTCGGAGCCAGATTTTACGACACCTATTTCAAGCGCTGCGCCGAGCTGCTCAGCGACGACGGCGTCATGCTGCTGCATTCGATCGGCCGCTCCCAGGGGCCGGATTCGACCAATCCCTGGATCGCCAAATACATCTTCCCCGGCGGCTACATTCCCTCCCTCTCGGAGGTGCTGCCGTCGATCGAGGACGCCGGCCTGCTGGTCTGCGACATCGAGATCCTGCGCCTGCACTACGCCGAGACGTTGAAGGCATGGAGGGAACGCTTCATGGCGCGTCGCGAGGAGGCCGTGCAGCTCTATGACGAGCGCTTTGCGCTGATGTGGGAGTTTTATCTCGCCGCCTGCGAGATGACGTTCCGCAAGCAGGGCATGATGAACTTCCAAATTCAGCTCACCAAGCGCCAGGGCGTGGTCCCCATGACCCGCGACTATATCGCGCACGAGGAAGCCCGGTTGCGCGGCCTCGAAAGTGGCGCCAAGCCGAAGCTGAAGCTTGCTGGTGAATAG
- a CDS encoding transcriptional regulator gives MRPERQLQNWRSEAGSRLWLSGLIAAMQHAERPEIRRQPVAPEVVVELRAQLALTASYRASQISTLRH, from the coding sequence ATGCGGCCGGAACGGCAGCTCCAGAATTGGCGAAGCGAGGCAGGCAGCCGGCTTTGGCTGTCCGGGCTGATCGCCGCGATGCAGCATGCCGAGCGGCCCGAAATCCGGCGTCAGCCGGTCGCGCCCGAGGTCGTCGTCGAACTGAGGGCTCAACTGGCGTTAACTGCGTCTTACCGCGCCTCCCAGATATCGACCTTGCGCCACTAG
- a CDS encoding replicative DNA helicase, which yields MAPTDSNVLKLAPEPGTPAYRSAPHNIEAEQSLLGAILVNNDAFYRVSDFLEPKHYFEPLHQTIYETAGSLIRMGKIATPVTLKTFLPADTDVGGMTIGQYLARLAAEATTIINAQDYGRTIYDLALRRDLIGIGEDMVNVAYDAPVDFAPRAQIEDAERRLYELAESGRYDGGFQKFSQALAVAVDLAAKAFQRDGKLSGISTGMRDLDTKMGGLQHSDLIIVAGRPGMGKTSLATNIAYNVARAYVPELQADGTTKAANGGVIGFFSCEMSADQLATRIVAERTGVPSSHIRRGGISEADFDKIREVSIELQSLPFYVDATGGLSIAQLMARARRLKRQKGLDLLVIDYIQLLSGSGKRASDSRVQEITEITTSLKALAKELNVPVIALSQLSRQVESRDDKRPQLSDLRESGSIEQDADVVLFVYREEYYLAMKEPRPGTPEHEKWQLDMSLAHGKAEVIIGKQRHGPTGTVDLAFEASVTRFGDLAPDSQLPARSGNDY from the coding sequence ATGGCCCCGACTGATTCGAACGTCCTCAAACTCGCGCCCGAGCCCGGAACCCCCGCGTATCGGAGCGCGCCACACAACATCGAGGCGGAACAGAGCCTTCTGGGCGCGATCCTGGTCAACAACGATGCTTTCTACCGCGTCTCCGACTTCCTGGAGCCGAAGCACTATTTCGAGCCGCTGCACCAGACGATCTACGAGACCGCCGGCAGCCTGATCCGGATGGGCAAGATCGCCACGCCCGTGACGCTGAAGACCTTCCTGCCCGCCGATACCGACGTCGGCGGCATGACCATCGGCCAATATCTGGCGCGGCTCGCGGCCGAGGCGACCACCATCATCAACGCCCAGGACTACGGTCGCACCATCTACGATCTCGCGCTGCGCCGCGATCTCATCGGCATCGGCGAGGACATGGTGAATGTCGCCTATGACGCGCCGGTCGACTTCGCGCCACGGGCGCAGATCGAGGACGCCGAGCGGCGCCTCTACGAACTCGCCGAGTCCGGCCGCTATGACGGCGGCTTCCAGAAATTCTCGCAGGCACTGGCGGTCGCGGTCGACCTCGCTGCAAAGGCATTCCAGCGCGACGGCAAGCTGTCGGGCATCTCGACGGGCATGCGCGACCTCGACACCAAAATGGGCGGCCTGCAACACTCCGACCTCATCATCGTCGCGGGCCGTCCCGGCATGGGCAAGACATCGCTTGCGACCAACATCGCCTACAATGTCGCACGAGCCTATGTTCCGGAGCTCCAGGCCGACGGCACCACGAAGGCCGCCAATGGCGGCGTGATCGGCTTCTTCTCCTGCGAAATGTCGGCCGACCAGCTCGCCACGCGTATCGTGGCCGAGCGCACCGGCGTTCCCTCCTCCCACATCCGGCGCGGCGGCATCTCGGAAGCCGATTTCGACAAGATCCGGGAGGTCTCGATCGAGCTGCAATCGCTGCCTTTTTATGTCGACGCGACCGGCGGCCTGTCGATCGCGCAGCTGATGGCGCGCGCGCGCCGGCTGAAGCGACAGAAGGGCCTCGACCTGCTCGTGATCGACTACATCCAGCTGTTGTCAGGCTCGGGCAAGCGCGCCAGTGACAGCCGCGTGCAGGAAATCACGGAGATCACGACCAGCCTGAAGGCGCTCGCCAAGGAGCTCAACGTTCCGGTCATCGCGCTGTCCCAGCTCTCGCGCCAGGTCGAATCCCGCGACGACAAACGGCCGCAGCTCTCCGACCTGCGTGAATCCGGATCGATCGAGCAGGACGCCGACGTCGTGCTGTTCGTGTATCGCGAGGAATATTACCTCGCGATGAAGGAGCCGCGCCCGGGCACGCCCGAACACGAGAAGTGGCAGCTTGACATGAGCCTTGCGCATGGCAAAGCCGAGGTCATCATCGGCAAGCAGCGCCACGGCCCGACCGGCACCGTCGATCTGGCGTTCGAAGCCTCGGTCACGCGGTTCGGCGACCTAGCGCCTGACAGTCAGCTGCCGGCTCGCAGCGGCAACGACTACTGA
- the alr gene encoding alanine racemase yields the protein MASDPNMIPQSGLLSAEASQAAALAAFGGVLTVDLDAIIANWRKLEKTAVPAECSAVIKADAYGCGAAQVAQALNKAGCKTFFVATIEEARTARAAVPDAAIYVLGGYFQNTGEHYAKINCRPVIGDLNELAEWDVFCRRTGWSGGAAIHIDTGMNRLGLTLQEAQAIIPRINAGDHGITLVMSHLVSAEQLNSPVNARQLAAFRAIASEFAGVPAALANSSGIFLGAPFQFDLVRPGAALYGVNPTPEADNPMQPVVDLKARIVQIRSIERGETVGYGGTWSARRPTKLAIIAVGYADGYFRAASSNDGTRGAEVIVAGKRCPVAGRISMDLIAIDITDLPPNSARRGHMVTLLGEGITVDELAHHFGTIGYEVLTSLGHRYARVYKGGNFVEPLVKPEPAEAAEQPPSPPPLEQKAAPPPS from the coding sequence ATGGCGTCCGACCCGAACATGATCCCGCAATCCGGCCTTCTCTCCGCGGAGGCCAGTCAGGCTGCCGCGCTCGCTGCCTTCGGCGGCGTGCTCACCGTCGATCTCGACGCCATCATCGCCAACTGGCGCAAGCTCGAGAAGACCGCGGTGCCGGCCGAATGCTCGGCGGTGATCAAGGCCGACGCCTATGGCTGCGGCGCCGCGCAGGTCGCGCAGGCGCTGAACAAGGCCGGCTGCAAGACCTTCTTCGTCGCCACCATCGAGGAAGCGCGGACCGCGCGCGCGGCGGTGCCGGACGCTGCGATCTACGTACTCGGCGGCTATTTCCAGAATACCGGCGAGCACTACGCCAAGATCAACTGCCGTCCCGTGATCGGCGACCTCAACGAACTCGCCGAATGGGACGTGTTCTGCCGCCGCACCGGCTGGTCCGGCGGCGCGGCAATCCATATCGACACCGGCATGAACCGGCTCGGGCTGACGCTCCAGGAGGCGCAAGCCATCATCCCCCGCATCAATGCCGGCGATCACGGCATCACGCTGGTGATGAGCCATCTGGTCTCGGCCGAGCAGCTCAACAGTCCCGTCAACGCCAGGCAGCTGGCCGCCTTCCGCGCCATCGCCAGCGAGTTCGCCGGCGTGCCGGCGGCGCTCGCCAATTCCTCAGGTATCTTCCTCGGCGCGCCCTTCCAGTTCGACTTGGTGCGGCCGGGTGCCGCGCTCTACGGCGTCAATCCGACGCCGGAGGCCGACAATCCAATGCAGCCGGTGGTCGACCTCAAGGCGCGCATCGTGCAGATCCGCTCCATCGAGCGCGGTGAGACCGTCGGCTATGGCGGCACCTGGAGCGCACGGCGGCCGACCAAACTCGCGATCATCGCGGTCGGCTATGCCGACGGCTATTTCCGCGCCGCCAGCTCCAACGACGGCACGCGCGGCGCCGAGGTCATCGTCGCCGGCAAGCGCTGCCCGGTCGCGGGCCGCATCTCCATGGACCTGATCGCAATCGACATTACCGATCTTCCGCCCAACTCAGCGCGGCGCGGCCACATGGTGACGCTGCTCGGCGAAGGCATCACCGTCGACGAGCTCGCGCATCATTTCGGCACGATCGGCTACGAGGTGCTGACCAGCCTCGGACATCGCTACGCCCGCGTCTACAAGGGCGGCAATTTCGTCGAGCCGCTGGTGAAGCCGGAGCCCGCGGAGGCCGCCGAACAGCCCCCCTCCCCGCCACCGCTCGAGCAGAAGGCGGCTCCGCCGCCGAGCTGA
- a CDS encoding cysteine rich repeat-containing protein → MSKLSFAVLALVVGFSGTASAQSADPRGACKADYDKFCAGIAPGGGKIIACLNAKRDQLSATCKAALDSRKK, encoded by the coding sequence ATGTCCAAGTTGAGCTTTGCCGTTCTCGCACTCGTCGTCGGGTTCTCCGGGACCGCTTCGGCACAATCGGCCGATCCGCGCGGTGCGTGCAAGGCGGATTACGACAAATTCTGCGCCGGCATCGCTCCGGGCGGCGGCAAGATCATCGCCTGCCTCAATGCCAAGCGCGACCAGCTCAGCGCGACCTGCAAGGCGGCGCTGGACAGCCGGAAGAAGTAA
- a CDS encoding exodeoxyribonuclease III encodes MKIATFNINNINRRLPNLLAWLRAAKPDVVALQELKVSDGEFPAAAIEKAGYGAVWRGQKTWNGVAILARNAEPILTRDRLPGRPDDHEARYIEAAVRGIIVTSIYLPNGNPQPGPKFDYKLDWFARLKRHARTFLKQDLPVVLAGDYNVAPDEIDIYPTRSWDKDALIQPKSRAAFASLVEQGWCDAIRELHGEERIYTFWDYKRNRWPRDAGLRLDHLLLSPALVSRLSRAGVDKKIRGEEGASDHAPAWVVLRR; translated from the coding sequence ATGAAGATTGCGACATTCAACATCAACAACATCAATCGCCGCCTGCCCAATCTGCTCGCATGGTTGCGCGCGGCGAAGCCCGATGTCGTCGCGCTTCAGGAATTGAAGGTAAGTGATGGCGAATTTCCGGCGGCGGCGATCGAAAAAGCCGGCTATGGCGCGGTCTGGCGTGGACAGAAGACCTGGAACGGCGTTGCCATTCTCGCCCGCAACGCCGAGCCCATCCTGACGCGCGACCGGCTCCCGGGGCGGCCCGACGACCACGAGGCGCGCTACATCGAGGCTGCCGTGCGCGGCATCATCGTCACCAGCATCTACCTGCCGAACGGCAATCCGCAGCCGGGACCGAAATTCGACTACAAGCTCGACTGGTTTGCGCGGCTGAAACGCCACGCCAGGACCTTCCTCAAGCAGGATCTGCCCGTCGTGCTGGCGGGCGACTACAACGTCGCGCCTGATGAGATCGACATCTATCCGACGCGCTCATGGGACAAGGACGCGCTGATCCAGCCGAAGAGCCGCGCGGCGTTCGCCTCGCTCGTCGAACAAGGCTGGTGCGATGCGATCCGCGAACTGCACGGCGAGGAGCGCATCTACACCTTCTGGGACTACAAGCGGAACCGCTGGCCGCGCGACGCGGGCCTCAGGCTCGACCACCTGCTGCTGAGCCCTGCGCTCGTCTCGCGCCTGTCCAGGGCCGGCGTCGACAAGAAGATTCGCGGCGAAGAGGGCGCGAGCGATCATGCGCCGGCGTGGGTGGTGCTGAGGCGATAG
- a CDS encoding GFA family protein — protein sequence MPVEASCHCGETVFEVTEAPESVTRCTCSLCAKRGALWAYYAPAQFRLLSPADSVATYLWGSRTVKHHYCANCGCGTYSESPDWSTGKPDFDNPKVAVNARLFDDFDLDAVPVNMIDGKNLW from the coding sequence ATGCCGGTCGAGGCAAGCTGTCATTGCGGTGAGACGGTGTTCGAGGTGACCGAGGCACCAGAGAGCGTGACGCGCTGCACCTGCTCGCTCTGCGCCAAGCGCGGCGCGCTCTGGGCCTATTATGCGCCAGCGCAATTTCGCCTGCTGTCGCCCGCCGACAGCGTCGCGACCTATCTCTGGGGGAGCCGCACCGTCAAGCATCATTACTGCGCGAATTGCGGCTGCGGCACCTATTCGGAGTCGCCGGATTGGTCGACCGGCAAGCCTGATTTCGACAATCCCAAGGTCGCGGTGAACGCGCGCCTGTTCGACGATTTCGATCTGGACGCCGTGCCGGTCAACATGATCGATGGCAAGAATTTGTGGTGA
- a CDS encoding sulfite exporter TauE/SafE family protein, whose translation MAFLFVLSVGLIAGTISGIVGTGSSIMLMPVLVYAYGPKEAVPIMAVASVMANFSRILAWWREVDWRACVAYSVTGIPAAALGARTLLALPSHAVDLAIGIFLIAMVPVRHWLARHDLKANLWHLAIGGAIIGYLTGIVVSTGPLSVPLFLFYGLSRGAFLATEAAASLGLYFAKSVTFERFGALTLEVFVKGLIAGSSLMSGAFVAKRFVLHLKPEMFRQVMDAIMIAAGLSMLWNATQP comes from the coding sequence TTGGCCTTCCTTTTTGTCCTCAGCGTCGGCCTGATCGCAGGCACCATTTCCGGCATCGTCGGCACGGGCTCGTCGATCATGCTGATGCCGGTCCTGGTCTATGCCTATGGACCGAAGGAGGCCGTGCCGATCATGGCGGTCGCGTCCGTCATGGCGAATTTTTCGCGGATTCTGGCGTGGTGGCGCGAGGTCGACTGGCGGGCCTGCGTGGCCTATTCGGTCACGGGCATTCCGGCCGCGGCGCTGGGCGCCCGGACGCTGCTCGCCCTGCCCTCGCACGCTGTCGATCTCGCCATCGGCATCTTCCTGATCGCGATGGTACCGGTCCGGCACTGGCTGGCGCGGCATGACCTCAAGGCCAATCTCTGGCATCTTGCGATCGGCGGCGCGATCATCGGCTATCTCACCGGCATCGTGGTCTCGACCGGGCCGCTCAGCGTGCCGCTGTTCCTGTTCTACGGCCTCTCCAGGGGCGCCTTTCTCGCGACCGAAGCCGCCGCCTCGCTCGGCCTCTACTTCGCCAAATCAGTGACGTTCGAGCGCTTTGGCGCGCTGACACTGGAAGTCTTCGTCAAGGGCTTGATCGCAGGCTCCTCGCTGATGTCGGGCGCTTTCGTCGCCAAGCGCTTCGTGTTGCACCTGAAGCCGGAGATGTTCCGCCAGGTGATGGATGCGATCATGATCGCGGCCGGGCTCTCGATGCTGTGGAACGCGACGCAGCCTTAG
- a CDS encoding bifunctional diguanylate cyclase/phosphodiesterase yields the protein MNDSTKPTPSRSVVRAMIWATVPVLLLVQLLASAGVEVSSFWSQIKQLDARIARVAESRAELIAEPLWKMRYDQVTSVLNEIMHDETIAAAAVYDDTGVAIARVVARPTAQALTEVSRPIAYRNGNIAVQAGRIVIAYSSASLYVGAGSRLGLLLVVGLLGTLATVIAMRISANIFIGKPLAAMMSAIQRSKQDGRAYPADVKSSNEFGQLANAFNAMQHTTSGALDRLGHMASHDPLTGLPNRRSLSERLVTLSRNAGSPDALIAFNFIDLDDFKGINDTFGHDAGDRFLVHISERLRNTVEPQDWVARLGGDEFVVIRPEVSNEAAARTFARQLLEAISAPILLHDKQVVPRASIGLAVRRAGDPELSHLPALADIALYHAKSKAPGTVAVLDEALQRDYRRRRDLELAIPTGFSEGQFEVWYQSQVDLVTQDVVGLEALIRWRHPEHGVISPGEFLPLIERSGSNARLTRYVLTDACRALQQLAAAGRPQIRIAINLPPSELADHSLAAELRETCERFGVAPALLELEITEGSLINNIASASDTLRRLRRLGATIALDDFGTGYSSLAHLRRFPLDKVKIDKAFIREIPASAEDKAIVGVIASLAGTLELTLVAEGIERAEQAQAMREMGVRLGQGFLYHKPQPLHAVLRGLARAGGGEDRVLADSPSIAPEFAA from the coding sequence ATGAACGATTCGACGAAGCCGACGCCATCGCGCTCGGTTGTCCGCGCCATGATCTGGGCCACCGTGCCCGTGCTGCTGCTGGTACAACTGCTTGCTTCCGCCGGCGTCGAGGTCTCGAGCTTCTGGTCTCAGATCAAGCAGCTCGATGCCCGCATCGCCCGTGTCGCCGAGAGTCGCGCCGAACTGATTGCCGAGCCGCTCTGGAAAATGCGCTACGACCAGGTCACGAGCGTGCTCAACGAGATCATGCACGACGAGACCATCGCAGCCGCCGCCGTCTACGACGATACGGGCGTCGCGATCGCCCGCGTGGTGGCGCGGCCGACGGCTCAGGCTCTCACCGAGGTCTCGCGTCCGATCGCCTACCGCAACGGCAACATCGCCGTTCAGGCCGGCCGCATCGTGATCGCCTATTCTTCCGCCTCGCTCTATGTCGGCGCCGGCAGCAGGCTGGGGCTGCTTCTCGTCGTCGGCTTGCTCGGGACGCTTGCGACCGTGATCGCGATGCGGATCTCCGCCAACATCTTCATCGGCAAGCCGTTGGCCGCGATGATGTCGGCGATCCAGCGAAGCAAGCAGGACGGCCGCGCCTATCCGGCGGACGTCAAATCGTCGAACGAATTCGGCCAGCTCGCGAACGCCTTCAATGCGATGCAACACACGACGTCGGGCGCGCTCGACCGGCTCGGCCACATGGCCTCGCACGATCCGCTTACGGGGCTGCCCAACCGCCGTTCGCTGTCCGAGCGTCTCGTGACCTTGAGCAGGAATGCCGGTTCGCCTGACGCGCTGATCGCTTTCAATTTCATCGATCTCGACGACTTCAAGGGTATCAACGACACCTTCGGTCACGATGCCGGCGACAGATTCCTGGTCCACATCTCTGAGCGGCTTCGTAACACGGTCGAACCGCAGGATTGGGTCGCGCGGCTCGGTGGCGACGAGTTCGTGGTCATTCGCCCTGAGGTCAGCAATGAAGCGGCCGCGCGGACCTTTGCACGGCAATTGCTGGAGGCGATTTCGGCGCCGATCCTGCTGCATGACAAGCAGGTCGTGCCACGCGCCAGCATCGGCCTTGCGGTGCGCCGTGCCGGCGATCCTGAACTGTCCCACTTGCCGGCGCTGGCCGACATCGCGCTCTATCATGCCAAGAGCAAGGCGCCCGGCACCGTTGCCGTGCTGGACGAAGCGCTCCAGCGCGACTATCGCCGCCGCAGAGACCTGGAGCTCGCCATTCCTACAGGTTTCTCCGAGGGCCAGTTCGAGGTCTGGTATCAGAGCCAGGTCGATCTGGTGACCCAGGACGTCGTTGGCCTCGAGGCGCTCATTCGCTGGCGTCATCCCGAACACGGCGTGATCAGCCCTGGCGAATTCCTGCCGCTGATCGAGCGCAGCGGCAGCAACGCACGTCTGACTCGCTACGTGCTGACCGACGCCTGCCGCGCGCTGCAACAACTGGCCGCTGCCGGCCGGCCGCAGATCAGGATCGCGATCAATCTGCCGCCGTCCGAGCTCGCCGATCACTCTCTCGCGGCCGAACTGCGGGAGACCTGCGAGCGCTTCGGCGTCGCGCCCGCATTGCTCGAGCTCGAGATCACGGAGGGCTCGCTGATCAACAACATCGCCAGCGCATCCGACACGCTGCGCCGGTTGCGGCGCCTAGGGGCGACCATCGCGCTCGACGATTTCGGCACGGGCTACAGCTCGCTGGCGCATCTCAGGCGCTTTCCGCTCGACAAGGTCAAGATCGACAAGGCGTTCATTCGCGAAATCCCTGCAAGCGCCGAGGACAAGGCGATCGTCGGCGTCATCGCTTCGCTCGCGGGTACGCTGGAGCTCACTCTGGTCGCGGAAGGCATCGAGCGCGCCGAGCAGGCGCAGGCGATGCGCGAGATGGGCGTGAGGCTCGGCCAGGGCTTTCTCTATCACAAGCCGCAGCCGCTTCATGCCGTGCTGCGCGGGCTCGCGAGGGCCGGCGGAGGCGAAGATCGCGTGCTGGCCGACAGTCCGTCGATCGCACCGGAATTCGCTGCCTGA
- a CDS encoding ABC transporter substrate-binding protein, which translates to MTILLRILLAVGMAIGALAPAGHAVAADAKPLNIVFVNPGKTGEVYWDMVAQTMQAAGRKLNAHVEVLTSERNYRTMQELGLGVVARADKPDFLILSNEESAAVPILEAAEVAGIKTLLLSNTLIGEDAVRLGPPRATLKNWLGDITTDLTTAGARMANALIGAARNEKWQSPDGKIHLLGIGGDETTPASIARNAGLQLAVAAAPDVVVDRLLFANWTQSEAEQVAANYLSWAQRKGIRPAGIWAGNDPMALGALKAVAAAGITPGEDIQVVGLNWSEDALREIKAGRMLLTDGGHFLLGGWSIVLLRDYADGCDFAATSPHIEVKTSAITRDNLGSVAGLIKTRAFDRIDFARFRAKPDHCGRYDFSVDTLISSLAPPGDAGE; encoded by the coding sequence ATGACGATCCTCTTACGCATATTGCTCGCTGTCGGCATGGCCATTGGCGCTCTCGCGCCAGCCGGCCACGCCGTTGCGGCTGACGCAAAACCGCTCAACATCGTCTTCGTGAACCCCGGCAAGACCGGCGAGGTCTACTGGGACATGGTCGCGCAGACCATGCAGGCCGCTGGCCGCAAGCTCAACGCCCATGTCGAGGTGCTGACCAGCGAGCGCAACTACCGCACCATGCAGGAGCTCGGTCTCGGCGTGGTCGCGCGCGCCGACAAGCCCGACTTCCTCATTCTCTCGAACGAGGAGTCCGCCGCCGTTCCGATCCTGGAGGCGGCGGAGGTCGCGGGCATCAAGACGCTGCTGCTGTCGAACACGCTGATCGGCGAAGATGCGGTGCGCCTCGGACCGCCGCGAGCTACGCTGAAGAACTGGCTCGGCGACATCACGACCGATCTGACGACCGCCGGCGCGCGGATGGCGAATGCCCTGATCGGTGCGGCACGCAACGAAAAATGGCAAAGCCCTGACGGCAAGATCCATCTGCTCGGGATCGGCGGCGACGAAACCACGCCGGCATCGATCGCCCGCAATGCCGGCCTCCAGCTCGCGGTCGCGGCTGCGCCCGACGTTGTGGTGGACCGATTGCTCTTCGCGAACTGGACGCAGTCGGAAGCGGAGCAGGTCGCTGCAAACTATCTGAGCTGGGCGCAGCGCAAGGGCATCCGTCCCGCAGGGATCTGGGCCGGCAACGATCCGATGGCGCTCGGCGCACTCAAGGCTGTCGCGGCCGCCGGCATCACGCCCGGCGAGGATATCCAGGTGGTCGGCCTCAACTGGTCGGAGGATGCCTTACGCGAAATCAAGGCCGGCCGCATGCTGCTGACCGACGGCGGTCACTTCCTGCTTGGCGGCTGGTCGATCGTGCTGCTGCGCGACTACGCCGACGGTTGCGACTTCGCAGCCACTTCGCCGCACATCGAGGTCAAGACGTCGGCGATCACGCGAGACAATCTCGGCTCCGTTGCCGGGCTGATCAAGACCCGGGCCTTCGACCGGATCGATTTTGCGCGGTTCAGGGCCAAGCCGGACCATTGCGGCCGATACGACTTCTCGGTGGACACGCTGATCTCGTCGCTAGCGCCGCCGGGCGACGCCGGTGAATGA